CAGATGCAGCTGCTTCGTGGTCAACAGCGGGAATCCCTGGTCGAGGTCGAACCGCAGCTGCCGGCCGAACACACTGAGGGTGCCCGTGCCCGTGCGGTCTTCCTTCGCCGTTCCTTCTCGGAGCACCTCGTCGAGTAGATCCAAATATTGCTTCATGTCGGAGTGTCTATTATAAATGATCGGAGGGCGCAAAGAAAGGGGAAGGCCGTGAGCCCAGATAGAAGGCGCTTGGGGAGACGCCTCTCGGCGGCATTCACTCCCGTCACAGCCACGTGCCAAAGTCGTTTGTCCAGCCTTCTATTCCTCTTTTTCTCAGCCGATCAAACCTTAAAAGACCCCAAAAACAGGCTCCCCTATGAACCTTCACCATTCGGGAGCGTTTTATGTTCGAAGGTCGGGCGGTTAACCCCCCGGCCGGTTATAGATAAATAGTTGTTTGTTTTAGTTGATTTGAAGAAAGGTCAGACTGTGAAGCCCGACCTTTTTTTATGTCCATACCCCTGCGACTTTCTACATCTAACGCGGATTTTACCTTTGCCCCATCAAACAACATTACCCATATGGACAACGTATTTTTCACCCCCTACATCGGCCCCAATTACCCGCAGGGTTACAAAGGCAAAAAGATCCTCGCCCTCGGCGAGAGCCATTACATCAACGATGACGACGAAGGCCGCGACCATTTTCGCGACTATCCTCAGCTGCGCCACTTCACGAGCGACATCGTCCAGCGTTACCTCAACTATCTCAGTAGTCGAATGAACTACCGAGGTTGGATGGGCACCTACACCAAGTTTGCCCGTGCCTTCTACAACGGCAACCTTTCCTTCGCGGGCATTGCCGACTTCTGGAGCCACACCGCCTTCTACAATTACATACAGGAACCTATGGCCAACACCCGCCAAACACCGTCAAAAAAGCTGTTCACAGAATGCGAGGCGGCCTTCTGGGAGGTGGTGCGCGACTGCCGGCCGGACCTCATCATCGTCTGGGGCTATCGCCTCTGGGAGCGCCTGCCGTTCCCCAAGACACCGCTCACGGACAGCCTCTTCCAGATCAGCGCCACGGCCGACGATCAGCCCACACGCATCCTCCCCATCACGCACCCCTCAGCCCCCAGTTTCTCCTATCAAACGACCTACGATCTGCTTTCCGCCGCACTGACAGAGTAATCAGGGGCCCCGTCGCCCCTCCCAGCTTTATTCTACTTTCGCGGCCAATTCATTCAAAAACAAAACAGAGAAAGGCCATATCATGGTAAAAGAATCAACGGAAAAGCTGCCCTACAAAGTGGCAGACATCAATCTGGCCGACTTCGGTCGTAAAGAGATCGAGATCGCAGAACACGAAATGCCGGGCCTCATGGCCCTGCGCGAGAAATACGCTGGGAAGAAACCCCTGGCCGGCGCACGCATCACGGGCTCGCTCCATATGACCATCCAGACCGCCGTCCTCATCGAGACACTCGTCGATCTGGGTGCCGACGTACGTTGGGCCAGCTGTAACATCTTCTCTACACAAGACCATGCCGCCGCAGCCATCGCTGCCGCTGGTGTACCTGTCTTCGCGTGGAAGGGTGAGACGCTCGAGGAATACTGGTGGTGCACGAACGAAGCGCTCAGCTTCCCCGGCGGCAAGGGCCCGAACCTGATCGTTGACGATGGTGGCGACGCCTCCCTGCTCGTTCACCGTGGCTATGCAGCCGAAAACGATCCCACGTTGCTCGATCGCAAGGGCA
The sequence above is drawn from the Tannerella serpentiformis genome and encodes:
- a CDS encoding uracil-DNA glycosylase family protein, producing the protein MDNVFFTPYIGPNYPQGYKGKKILALGESHYINDDDEGRDHFRDYPQLRHFTSDIVQRYLNYLSSRMNYRGWMGTYTKFARAFYNGNLSFAGIADFWSHTAFYNYIQEPMANTRQTPSKKLFTECEAAFWEVVRDCRPDLIIVWGYRLWERLPFPKTPLTDSLFQISATADDQPTRILPITHPSAPSFSYQTTYDLLSAALTE